CTCTCCACCACCAGCGCGGTGGTGAGCGGGATCGTCGGGATCGCCCTCGCCGACGGCGCCTTCGCGGTCGTGTTCTACGTTCTCGGCATCTGAGGGCCCATGACGAGCGAGCCGAGCCAGCCGGTCGAGGGCGCGCCGCGCCGCGACGAGCCGATCATCGAGGTGGAAGGCCTGGTGGCCGGCTACGGCGAGCGCACCCTCTTCGACGGGGTCTCCTTCACGGTGCGGCGCGGCGAGGTCTTCGTGATCCTCGGCGGCTCGGGCTCGGGCAAGAGCACGCTGCTCAAGAACGTGATCGGCCTCGTCCGGCCCTGGCAGGGCCGCGTGCGGATCGCCGGCGCCGACCTGGTCGACGCGGACGACGCCGAGCGGCGCGCGATCCTGCGCCGGATCGGGGTGATGTACCAGCAGGGCGCGCTCTTCGGGTCGATGACCCTGCTCGGGAACGTGCGCCTGCCCATGGAGGAGCTGACGGACCTGCCGGACGACGCCATGGACCGGATCGCGGCGAGCAAGCTCAAGCTGGTGGGGCTCGAGGGCTTCGAGGGCTACCTGCCGGCCGAGATCAGCGGCGGCATGCGCAAGCGCGCCGCGATTGCCCGCGCCATGGCGCTCGACCCCGCGATCCTCTTCCTCGACGAGCCCTCCGCCGGCCTCGACCCGATCACCTCGGCCGGGCTCGACGACACCATCCTGCTGCTGCGCGACACGCTCGGGATCACCTTCGTGGTGGTCACCCACGAGCTGGCCAGCATCTACAAGATCGCGGACCGCGTGATCATGCTCGACAAGGAGCGGAAGGGCATCGTGGCGAGCGGGAGCCCCGCGTTCCTGCGCGACCACTGCGAGATCGACTGGGTCCGCCGCTTCTTCCGCCGCGAAACCGGAGCCGAGGCCGCGTGACCCCGCTGGACCCCCCGCCGTGAACGAGGCGCGCTACTTCCGGGTGGGCCTCTTCGTCCTGGGCGGGATCGCGCTCGCGGTGGCCGTGATCGTGATCGTGGGCGGCGGGCGGCTCTTCGCGCGACCGATCGGGATGGAGACGGTCTTCGAGGAGTCGGTCCAGGGTCTCGACGTCGGCGCCCCGGTCAAGCTGCGCGGTGTCAAGCTCGGGTCCGTGAGCTGGATCGGCTTCGTCGGCGACGAGTACCCCGAGGCCGACGCCCGCGACGCGAACCTGGTGCTGGTTCGCATGGAGCTGCACCGTGACGAGGCCCTTCTCGAGGAGCAGCGCGCCCGGGAGCTGCAGGCCATGATCGACCGCGGGCTGCGGCTGCGGCTCACGCCGCTCGGGATCACCGGTGTGTCGTTCCTCGAGGCCGACTTCGTCGACCCCGGGCGTTTTCCCGCACGCGCGATCTCCTGGACGCCCGCGGCGCTCTACGTGCCGTCGGCGCCGAGCACGATCACCCAGATCACCAGCGCCGCGGAGCGGCTCATGACCCGGATCGACCGCCTCGACGTCGAGGGCCTGCTGACCAACCTCGACACCCTGCTCGTGAACGTGAACCGCGCCGTCGAGACCACCGACGTCGGCGCCGTGCAGCGCTCCGTCTCGGAGCTGCTCGAGGAGCTCGACGGCACCGTCGAGGGCCTGCGCCAGGCGATCCGCGAGACGCGCCTGCCCGCGGTGGGCGAGCGGGCGCGCGCCACCCTGGGCGAGGCCTCCGCCACGCTGGTCCGCCTGCAGCTCCTGCTCGCGAGCGGCGGCGAGGACCTGACGGCGACCCTCGAGAACCTGCGCGTCGCCACCCAGAACCTGCGCGACCTGAGCGAGACCGCGCGCAGCTACCCCTCGTTCCTGCTCTTCGGCCAGCCGCCTCCCTCGACGCTGCCGGCCGGGGAGGAGGAGCGATGAGAGCGCTCGCGCTGGCCGTTGCCGCCGCGCTGCTGCTGTCCGGCTGCGCGCGGCCCTTCGAGCGCCCGCCGCTCGAGAAGACGCGCTTCGTGCTGCGGCTCCCGGATCCGGCGCCGGGGGCGAAGACGGCCGGCCCCCTCGCGGTGGACCGCGTGCGCGTCGCCCCGCTCTACGACCACACGGGCTTCGTCTACCGCACCGGCGAGGACACCTTCGCCTCGGACCCCCGCTTCGAGTGGTTCGGCCCGCCCGGCGCCGTCCTGCGCGAGGCGATCGTCGACTGGCTCGACGGCGCCTCGGCCTTCGCGCCCGTCGAGCGCGGGTCGGCGGCGGGAGCGACCTGGCTCCTGGAGACGGAGGTCGACCGGCTCTACGCGGACCGCCGCGATCCGGCCGCGCCGGCCGCGGTCCTCGCCGGGCGCTTCCGGCTGCTCGACCTGCGCGGCCGCGAGCCGCGCCGCGCGCTCGCGCAGCGCTTCGAGGAGCGCGAGCCGGCCGGCGGCGGGACGCCCCAGGAGCTGGTGGACGCCTTCGGGCGCGCGCTCGTGCGCGTGCTCGGCGGGCTCGAGCCCGAGCTGCGCGCGGCGGCAGCGGCGCCGGTGCGCGCGGCCCGCTAGACCTGGGGAACGATGCCCCCTGGACCGACCGCACTGCCCGCCTGGCAGGCCCTGCTGCGCCACCGCGAGGCGGCGCGGCGCTTCTCGCTGCGCGCGCTCTTCGCGGCCGACCCCGAGCGCGTGCAGCGCTTCTCGGGCGAGGCCGCCGGCCTGCACGCCGACTGGTCCAAGCACCTGGTCGACGACGAGACGCTGCGCCTGCTGGTGGCGCTCGCCGAGGCGGTCGACCTGCGCGGCCGCCGCGAGGCGATGTTCGCCGGCGCGCGCATCAACCCGACCGAGGACCGGCCGGTCCTGCACGTGGCGCTGCGCGCGCCGCGCGGCGAGCGGATCCTGGTCGGCGGGACGGACGTGGTGCCCGCGGTGCACGAGGTGCTCGACCGGATGGCGGCCTTCTGTGACCGGGTGCGCGGGGGGGCCTGGACGGGGCACGGCGGCCGCCGGATCCGCGCCGTCGTGAACCTCGGGATCGGCGGCTCGGACCTCGGCCCCGCGATGGCCGTCGAGGCGCTGCGCCCCGACGCCGACTCGGGCCTCGTCTTCCGCTTCGTCTCGAACGTGGACCCCACCGCCTTCGTCGAGGCGACGCGCGACCTCGACCCTGCCGAGACGCTCTTCATCGTGTGCTCGAAGACCTTCACCACGCTCGAGACGCTCACCAACGCGCGCGCGGCCCGCGCCTGGTGCCTGGCCGCCCTGCGCGACGAGGCGGCCGTCGCGCGCCACTTCGTGGCCGTGTCGACGAACGCCGCCGAGGTCGCGAAGTTCGGCATCGACGTCGCCAACATGTTCGGCTTCTGGGACTGGGTCGGCGGGCGCTACTCGGTGGGCTCGGCGGTCGGTCTCTCGCTGATGCTCGCGATCGGCCCCGAGCGCTTCCGCGCGTTCCTGGCCGGCATGCGCGCGATGGACGAGCACTTCCGCAGCGCTCCCTTCGAGCGCAATCTTCCGGTCGTGCTCGGGCTCCTGGGCGTCTGGTACGGCGACTTCCTCGGCGCCCAGAGCCACGCGATCCTCCCCTACGACCAGCACCTGCACCGCTTCCCGGCCTACCTGCAGCAGCTCGACATGGAGAGCAACGGCAAGCGCGTGCAGCGCGACGGGCGGCCGGTCGAGACCGACACCGGCCCGATCGTGTGGGGCGAGCCGGGCACCAACGGCCAGCACGCCTTCTACCAGCTCCTCCACCAGGGCACCCGGCTCGTGCCCTGCGACTTCATCGGCTTCGCGCGCTCGCGCAACCCGCTGGGCGAGCAGCACGAGCTCCTGCTCGCGAACCTGCTCGCACAGACCGAGGCGCTGGCCTTCGGCAAGACCGCCGAGGAGGCGGCTGCCGAGGGCGTGCCGCCCGCGCAGGTGCCGCACCGCACCTTCCCCGGCGATCGGCCGAGCACGGTCCTGCTCGGGGAGGAGCTCACCCCCTTCGCGCTCGGCGCGCTGATCGCGCTCTACGAGCACAAGGTCTTCACCCAGGGTGTCGTCTGGAACGTCGACTCCTTCGACCAGTGGGGCGTCGAGCTCGGCAAGCGGCTCGCGGCGCGCATCGCGCCGGAGCTGCTGGCGGCGGTCGCGCCGCCCCTGCGCCACGACGCCTCCACCAACGACCTGATCGCCCGCGTGCGGCGGCTGCGCTCGCGATGAGCCTCGGCGGCGCGCCCGGTCGCAGTGGCGTTGAGCCGCCGTCCCGGCGCCGGTAGCCTCCGCCCGGTCCCCCGGCTCCGGAGGCTCCGATGTCCCTGGCGATGACGAAGGAGGAGCGCGAGGCGTTCCTCGCCGGCCTGCACGTGGGCGTGCTCAGCATCGCGGAGCCCGCCCGCGGTCCGCTCACGGTGCCGATCTGGTACGCCTACGAGCCGGGCGGCGAGCTGTGGGTGATCACCGAGCGCAGCTCGCGCAAGGGGCGCCTGCTGGCCGGCGCGGGCCGCGTGAGCCTGTGCGCGCAGTCCGAGACGCCGCCCTACCAGTACGTGAGCATCGAGGGGCCGATCGTCGCGATCGAGCCCGCTGACCGCGAGCGCCACGCGCGCCCGATGGCGCGCCGCTACCTCGGCGCCGAGCTCGGCGACCGCTACGTCGAGGCCACGAGCGGCGAGCGCGAGGTGGCCGGCGGCAGCGTGGTCGTGCGCGTGCGCCCCGAGCGCTGGCTCACGGTCGACTACCGCAAGCAGTTCTCCGGGTAGCCGCCGCCGGAGGGAGGCGGAGCGCGCCCCTCGCAAGACGCTTCCCGGGAGCCCCCTCAGTCCTCGAGGACGACCAAGCGGTTCGGGATCTCGTCGGGGTTGGTGGCCGCGGCAGGAAGATGGCGCGCGAGGATCTCGCCGCAGCGCCGGACCGCCGCCTCGAGCCCCTCGACGGCCCGGCCCGCGCGCAGCCCGCCGGCGGCCAGCTCCACGACCTGGTGCCAGCTCTCGCCGGGGTCGAGCACGCGATCGATGCCCTCGTCGGCGAGCACCACCACGCGGCGCTCGAGCAGCGCCACGAAGAGCAGGATGCCCGTGCGCCCGCGGGTCCGGGCGAGGCCCTGCTCGGCGAAGCAGCGGCGCGCGCGCTGCGCGACGCGCTGCTCGACCAGCGCGGCGGGGAGGAGCGCACGGCGTATCGCTTCGATCCGCCCGATCCCGTGGCCGGCCAGGAGCGCTGCGGCCTGGGCGGCGAGATAGCCCGTCCAGGGGAGCGGCGGGGCGAACCAGCCGAGGCCCAGGAAGGCCAGCGCCGCGAGCGCGACGCCGAGCCGCCAGCCGAGCGCCCCGTACTCGTCGCAGGCTCCGACCACGGCGACCACGATCTCGCCGCCGGTCGCGCGCTCGGCCTCCGCCACCACCGCCTCGAGGTGCTGGCGGGCCGCCGGGTCGATCCACTCGTGGGTCCGCATCGCGCTACCAGCTCCCCGAGGCGCCGCCGCCCCCGAAGCCGCCGCCGCCGCCGCCCCCGAAGCCGCCGCCGCCCCCGAAGCCGCCGCCGTCGCCGAAGCCCCCCCCGCCGCCGGAGCCGCCGCCCCAGCCGCCGCCCGGGACGAAGATGGGCCCGCCCCGGCGCCGGCCCCGGCCTCCGCCGAGCCCGCCCGGCCCGCCGAGCCCGAGCACGAAGGCGGCCCCGAAGGCCAGGAGCGCCCAGCCGAGGCTCGCCAGCAGGAGCCACGTGACCGCCCCGCCGATGCCGCCGCCGACCAGCGACGCGAGCGGCCGCCTGCGCCGGAGCGGGGCTGCGAGCACGGTCCCGAGCAAGGCGGCAAACCCCACCGCGGCGAGCGGGTCGGTGTGCGGGGTGCGCTCGCGCGCAGGCGGGCGCTCCACCACCTCGCCGCGGGCCGCCCGCATCAGGGCGCCCACCCCCGCCTCGATCCCGCCCGCGAAGTCGCCCGTCCGGAAGTGCGGGAACATGACGTCCTCGAGCACACGCTTGGCGATCGCGTCGGGGACCACGCCTTCGAGCCCGTAGCCCACCTCGATGCGCGCGCGCCGGTCCTTCGGCGCCACGACGACGAGGATCCCGTTGTCGGCGCCGGCCTGGCCGAGCCGCCAGCGTTCGGCGACGCGCAGCGCGAAGGGCTCGATCGCCTCGCCCTCGAGCGAGGGCACCGTGAGCACCACGATCTGGTGCGTGGTCTCGGCCTCGAAGGCGGCGAGCTGCGCGTCGAGCCGCGCCGCGGCGGCGGGGTCGAGCACGCCCGCGAGGTCCTCGACCCGCCCGCGCAGCGGAGGGACCGGCAGCTCGGCTCGGGCAGCACCCGCGACCGCGAGGACGACCAGCGCGGCGAGCGCGATCCCGCGCGCCGGGTGCTGGATCAGAACTTCACCTCCGGCGGGGTCTCCGCGCCCGGACGGGCCTCGAAGCTGGGACGCACCTCGGCGCCGAGCAGGAAGCGTGCCGTCAGGTTGGTCGGGAAGAAGCGCACGAGCTTGTTGTACTCGGCGACCGCCTCGATGTAGCGGTTGCGCGCCACCGCGATGCGGTTCTCGGTGCCCTCGAGCTGGGCCTGGAGGTCGCGGAAGCTCGCGCTGGCCTTCAGGTCGGGATAGCGCTCCACCGTCACGAGCAGCCGTGACAGGGCGCTCGAGAGCTCTCCCTGCGCTGCCTCGAAGCGCTGGAAGGCCGCGGGGTCGTTGACCAGCTCTGGTGTCGCCTGGATGCTGGTGGCCTTGGCGCGGGCGTTCACCACCGCCTCGAGCGTCCCGCGCTCGAAGTCGGCCGAGCCCTTCACGGTGTTGACCAGGTTCTGCACCAGGTCGGCGCGGCGCTGGTACTGGTTGCCCACCTCGGCCCAGGCGGCCTTCACCTGCTCGTCGGCGCCCTGGATGCGGTTGTAGCCACAGCCCGGCGCGAGCAGGCCGAGGATCGTGGTCGCGGCGATCGAGAGGGCGAGGCGGGTGCGGGCGGCCATGGGGTCTCCTCCTCCGGCGGTGCTCGCAGCTTACCCTCAAGCGGCGCGCGCGAGGGGCCGATTCCGCCGCCATGGCCCGCCGCGACGACCTCTCCTGTCCGATCTGCCAGGCCGACGTGCCGCTCGCCGGCGACGAGAAGCCGGGCGACGAGGTCGCCTGCATGTACTGCGGCGCGCCCTGCCGCCTGGTCGGGAAGAAGGACCAGGAGGGCGAGCTCGACCTGGAAGAGGATTTCTAGGGTCGCTCGAAGGGGGGAAGCCGCCCCTGGCTCGCCCACTCCGCCAGGGCCGGCGCCTCCCGGTCGCGCGGCGAGAGGACCGGGTCCTGGACCGGCCAGCGCACGCCGATCCGCGGGTCGTTCCACGCGATCGCGATCTCGTGCTCGGGGGCGTAGACCTCCGAGCACTTGTACTCGACCTCGGCGCTCTCGCTCAGCACGCAGAAGCCATGGGCGAAGCCCACCGGGAGGTAGAGCTGGCGGAAGTTCTCGGCCGACAGCTCGAAGCCGGCCCAGCGGCCGTAGCCCGGCGAGCCGCGGCGCAGGTCCACCGCCACGTCGAAGATCGCGCCCGCGACGCAGCGCACGAGCTTCGCCATCGGCCGCGGTGCGAGCTGCGCGTGGAGCCCGCGCAGCGTGCCCCGCTGCGAGCGCGAGTGGTTGTCCTGCACGAAGCGCGCGTCGATGCCGTGCTCGCGGTAGCGCGCCTCGCGCCAGGTCTCGAGGAAGAAGCCGCGCGCATCGCGGTGGACCACCGGCTCGATCACGACCAGGCCCGGGAGCTCCGTCGCGAGCACCTTCACCGCGGCGGCTCCTCGCTGGCGAGCCGCAGCAGGTAGGCGCCGTAGCTCGACTTCGCGAGCTCGCGGCCGAGCTTCTCGAGCTGTTCGCGGCTCACCCAGCCCTGCCGGTAGGCGATCTCCTCGGGGCACGCGACCATCAGGCCCTGCCGCTCCTGCACCGCGTGGATGTAGCCCGAGGCCTGGAGCAGCGACTCGTGGGTGCCGGTGTCGAGCCAGGCCGTGCCGCGCCCGAGCCGCTCCACGGCGAGCCGGCCGCGGCGCAGGTAGGCCAGGTTCACGTCCGTGATCTCGAGCTCGCCGCGCGCCGAGGGCGCGAGCGACTCCGCGATCCCGACCACCTCGCCGTCGTAGAAGTAGAGCCCCACGACGGCGTAGTGCGAGCGCGGCGCCTTCGGCTTCTCCTCGATCCCGATGGCGCGGCCGTCCGCGTCGAACTCGACGACGCCGTAGCGCTCGGGATCCTGCACCCAGTAGCCGAACACGGTGGCGCCGGTGCGGCGCGCGGCGGCGGCGCGCAGCGTCTCGGAGAGGCCGCCGCCGTGGAAGAGGTTGTCGCCGAGCGCGAGCGCGACCGGCCCGCCCGCGATGAACTCGCGCCCGATCAGGAACGCCTGCGCGATGCCCTCGGGACGGGGCTGCGCCGCGTACCGGATCGACAGGCCGAGCCAGGATCCGTCGCCGAGCAGCCGCTCGAAGAAGGGCAGGTCGGCGGGTGTGCTGATCAGGAGCAGGTCCCGGATCCCGGCCAGCATCAGGGTCGAGAGCGGGTAGTAGATCATCGGCTTGTCGTAGACCGGCAGCAGCTGCTTGCTCACCCCACGCGTGATCGGGTGCAGCCGCGTGCCGGCGCCGCCGGCGAGCAGGATTCCCTTCACCGGACCTCGTCCTCCAGGCGCCCCGCCTCGCGAAGCCCTCCGGGGCTCGCGAAGCCGGCCGGATCCCAGCCTTCCGCTTGCGGGACGCGGCGGACTGTATCCCGCCCCTACGGGCGCATCACGGGTGGGTGTCCGGGTGAGCCCGACACGTCACGGCCGCCCGGGGCGATCGCCGCCGGCTCGGGTCCGGGAGGAAGGAGGGCCGCGTTCAACGCGCGTCGAGCGGGCAGTCGCGGAAGTTGCCGACCAGCTTCACGGAGCCGGATTCGAGCATGTGCGCGACGGTGGCGATCACCTCGCGCTCGTTGTCGGCGACCTGGCTCACCGCCCAGACCAGCTCCCAGAGCGTGACCTCGAGGGTGTCGGCATGGAGCGTCTGGACCGGGATCGAAACGGCAGCGGCCATCGGTGAATCCTCCCCTGCCTCCCTGTAGGAGCAGGAACCGTGCCACCCCCTGACGGTTGCGCCGCTGGAGGGTTCTCGAGCGATTTCCAGCAGTTGCAGCGAAGGCTACCCGCCGCCTCGGGTGACGGGGCACGGCCCCGGTGACGGATTTCGGACGCGCGGTGTTCGAAAGCCGGCTCTCAGGGCGGGCCGGGCGCATCGCCCTCGCGGCGGTAGCCGAGCGCCTCCGCCATCGGAGCGGCCCCGACCCGCGCGGCGCCCTCGAGATCCGCGATCGTGCGGGCGACCCGCAGGAGGCGCCGCGCGGCGCGCGCGGAGAGCCGCAGCTTCTCGACGGCGCGACCGAGCAGGGCGCGCGCTTCGGGGGCGGCGTCCACCAGCAGGTCGAGCGCGCGGTCGGCGATCTCGGCGTTGGTGCGCAGCCCGTGCCGGTCGAGCCGCTCGCGCTGGCGGGCGCGCGCGGCCAGGACGCGTGCGCGCACGAGCGCGCTCGCCTCGCCGGCAGGCGTTTCGCTGGCGAGCTCGCGCCACGCGACCGCGGGGACCGAGACGTGCAGATCGATGCGGTCGAGGAGCGGGCCCGAGACGCGCGCGAGGTAGCGGGCGATCGAGGCGTCGCTGCACGAGCAGTCGCGGAAGCGCGAGAGCCGCCAGCCGCAGGGACAGGGGTTCGCGGCCGCCACGAGCTGGAAGTCCGCCGGGAAGACGCAGGTCCCTCCCGCCCGCGCCACCACGACGCGGCGCTCCTCGAGGACCTGGCGCAGCGACTCGAGCGTCGTGCGCTCGAACTCCGGCAGCTCGTCGAGGAAGAGCACCCCGTGGTGGGCGAGCGACGCCTCGCCGGGGCGCGGGGGCGAGCCGCCGCCGAGCAGGCCCGCGCGGCTCGCGGCGTGGTGCGGGGCGCGAAACGGCCGCTCGCGCACGATCGGTGCGTCGCCGAGCCGGCCCGCCGCGCCGTGGATGCGCGTGGCCTCGACGGCCTCTGCGAAGGCGAGGGGCGGCAGCAGGCCCGGCAGGCGCCGCGCGAGCATCGTCTTGCCGGAGCCGGGCGGGCCCTCGAGCAGCAGGCCGTGGCCGCCGGCCGCAGCGATCTCGAGCGCACGCTTCGCGCGCGCCTGGCCCCGGACCTCCGCGAGGTCGCCGGCGCAGGTCGGTGCCGGGAGCCGCTCGGGCCCGATGGGTGGCACCGCCGCCAGGCCGAGGCCGGTCTGGACGAAGCGCAGCACGGTGCCGAGGTCGTCGGCCGGCAGCACGGCGAGGCCGGGTGTCAGCGCCGCCTCGCCGCCGTTCGCGCGCGGCACGACGACCCGCTTGCAGCCGGCGTCGCGCAGCGCGAGCGCGAGGGCGAGCGCGCCGCGTACCGGGCGCAGCCGGCCGTCGAGCGCGAGCTCGCCGACGAGCCCGAGCCGCGGCAGGGACGTGGCTTCGACGGCGCCGGACGCCGCCAGCACCCCGATCGCGATCGGCAGGTCGAGACCGGCGCCGCTCTTGCGGACCGAGGCCGGCGCGAGGTTCACCGTCACGCGGCGCTCGGGAATGCGGTGACCGGCGGCATGCACGGCCGCGCGCACCCGGGCGGCGCTCTCGCGCACGGCTGCCTCGGGCAGCCCGATCACCTCGATGCGCGGAAGCTGCGAGCCGATCCGGACCTCGACCTCGACCGCGATCCCGTCGACGCCCGAGAGCACGGCCCCCAGCACGCGTGTCATGTCCGATGCTCCCGGGACCGGGCGGGGCGAGCTGCGAAGAGCGGTCAACCGGGGTGGGGACGAGGCCGAAGGAGACGGGGGACAGAAGGCAGGGTCTCCAGAGGAGACCCTGCCTTCCCCCTTTTCGGAGAGCCCCGCCAGGAGTGGGGCTTCCCACACCCTGGAAGTGGCCCGGGGGCTTCGGAGGTGGCAGCCGGTGGCACGAATGCCGGGGCGTTCGTCTTGCGTCCAAGCCCGGGCGCCGTCTACGTTCGGCCACCCTCGCGAATCCGCTCGAGGATCACCGCCCGCGCGTGCGGGTGCCCCGCAGGGCCCGATCCACCAGGAGGGAGCATCCATGTCGTCGATCGCCAGCGCCCGGCTCGCGCCGGCCGCCTCCGTGGCCATCGGCCTGCTCGCAGCGCTCGCCTGCGCATCCGCGCCCGGCAACCGCACCACCCAGGGCGCGGTGCTCGGCAGCCTCGCCGGTGCGGGTGCCGGCGTGCTGGCGGCGGGCGAGGGCGACAACCTCGCCGGCGGCCTGATCGGAGCTGCGGTCGGCGGCCTCGCCGGCGGCCTGATCGGCCACTACCTCGACAACCAGGCCCGCGAGATCGACGCGAT
Above is a window of Deltaproteobacteria bacterium DNA encoding:
- a CDS encoding MlaD family protein; protein product: MNEARYFRVGLFVLGGIALAVAVIVIVGGGRLFARPIGMETVFEESVQGLDVGAPVKLRGVKLGSVSWIGFVGDEYPEADARDANLVLVRMELHRDEALLEEQRARELQAMIDRGLRLRLTPLGITGVSFLEADFVDPGRFPARAISWTPAALYVPSAPSTITQITSAAERLMTRIDRLDVEGLLTNLDTLLVNVNRAVETTDVGAVQRSVSELLEELDGTVEGLRQAIRETRLPAVGERARATLGEASATLVRLQLLLASGGEDLTATLENLRVATQNLRDLSETARSYPSFLLFGQPPPSTLPAGEEER
- a CDS encoding TPM domain-containing protein produces the protein MALAALVVLAVAGAARAELPVPPLRGRVEDLAGVLDPAAAARLDAQLAAFEAETTHQIVVLTVPSLEGEAIEPFALRVAERWRLGQAGADNGILVVVAPKDRRARIEVGYGLEGVVPDAIAKRVLEDVMFPHFRTGDFAGGIEAGVGALMRAARGEVVERPPARERTPHTDPLAAVGFAALLGTVLAAPLRRRRPLASLVGGGIGGAVTWLLLASLGWALLAFGAAFVLGLGGPGGLGGGRGRRRGGPIFVPGGGWGGGSGGGGGFGDGGGFGGGGGFGGGGGGGFGGGGASGSW
- a CDS encoding ATP-binding cassette domain-containing protein, with the protein product MTSEPSQPVEGAPRRDEPIIEVEGLVAGYGERTLFDGVSFTVRRGEVFVILGGSGSGKSTLLKNVIGLVRPWQGRVRIAGADLVDADDAERRAILRRIGVMYQQGALFGSMTLLGNVRLPMEELTDLPDDAMDRIAASKLKLVGLEGFEGYLPAEISGGMRKRAAIARAMALDPAILFLDEPSAGLDPITSAGLDDTILLLRDTLGITFVVVTHELASIYKIADRVIMLDKERKGIVASGSPAFLRDHCEIDWVRRFFRRETGAEAA
- a CDS encoding YifB family Mg chelatase-like AAA ATPase, with the translated sequence MTRVLGAVLSGVDGIAVEVEVRIGSQLPRIEVIGLPEAAVRESAARVRAAVHAAGHRIPERRVTVNLAPASVRKSGAGLDLPIAIGVLAASGAVEATSLPRLGLVGELALDGRLRPVRGALALALALRDAGCKRVVVPRANGGEAALTPGLAVLPADDLGTVLRFVQTGLGLAAVPPIGPERLPAPTCAGDLAEVRGQARAKRALEIAAAGGHGLLLEGPPGSGKTMLARRLPGLLPPLAFAEAVEATRIHGAAGRLGDAPIVRERPFRAPHHAASRAGLLGGGSPPRPGEASLAHHGVLFLDELPEFERTTLESLRQVLEERRVVVARAGGTCVFPADFQLVAAANPCPCGWRLSRFRDCSCSDASIARYLARVSGPLLDRIDLHVSVPAVAWRELASETPAGEASALVRARVLAARARQRERLDRHGLRTNAEIADRALDLLVDAAPEARALLGRAVEKLRLSARAARRLLRVARTIADLEGAARVGAAPMAEALGYRREGDAPGPP
- the pgi gene encoding glucose-6-phosphate isomerase — encoded protein: MPPGPTALPAWQALLRHREAARRFSLRALFAADPERVQRFSGEAAGLHADWSKHLVDDETLRLLVALAEAVDLRGRREAMFAGARINPTEDRPVLHVALRAPRGERILVGGTDVVPAVHEVLDRMAAFCDRVRGGAWTGHGGRRIRAVVNLGIGGSDLGPAMAVEALRPDADSGLVFRFVSNVDPTAFVEATRDLDPAETLFIVCSKTFTTLETLTNARAARAWCLAALRDEAAVARHFVAVSTNAAEVAKFGIDVANMFGFWDWVGGRYSVGSAVGLSLMLAIGPERFRAFLAGMRAMDEHFRSAPFERNLPVVLGLLGVWYGDFLGAQSHAILPYDQHLHRFPAYLQQLDMESNGKRVQRDGRPVETDTGPIVWGEPGTNGQHAFYQLLHQGTRLVPCDFIGFARSRNPLGEQHELLLANLLAQTEALAFGKTAEEAAAEGVPPAQVPHRTFPGDRPSTVLLGEELTPFALGALIALYEHKVFTQGVVWNVDSFDQWGVELGKRLAARIAPELLAAVAPPLRHDASTNDLIARVRRLRSR
- the rfbC gene encoding dTDP-4-dehydrorhamnose 3,5-epimerase, which translates into the protein MKVLATELPGLVVIEPVVHRDARGFFLETWREARYREHGIDARFVQDNHSRSQRGTLRGLHAQLAPRPMAKLVRCVAGAIFDVAVDLRRGSPGYGRWAGFELSAENFRQLYLPVGFAHGFCVLSESAEVEYKCSEVYAPEHEIAIAWNDPRIGVRWPVQDPVLSPRDREAPALAEWASQGRLPPFERP
- the rfbA gene encoding glucose-1-phosphate thymidylyltransferase RfbA; its protein translation is MKGILLAGGAGTRLHPITRGVSKQLLPVYDKPMIYYPLSTLMLAGIRDLLLISTPADLPFFERLLGDGSWLGLSIRYAAQPRPEGIAQAFLIGREFIAGGPVALALGDNLFHGGGLSETLRAAAARRTGATVFGYWVQDPERYGVVEFDADGRAIGIEEKPKAPRSHYAVVGLYFYDGEVVGIAESLAPSARGELEITDVNLAYLRRGRLAVERLGRGTAWLDTGTHESLLQASGYIHAVQERQGLMVACPEEIAYRQGWVSREQLEKLGRELAKSSYGAYLLRLASEEPPR
- a CDS encoding pyridoxamine 5'-phosphate oxidase family protein, with the translated sequence MSLAMTKEEREAFLAGLHVGVLSIAEPARGPLTVPIWYAYEPGGELWVITERSSRKGRLLAGAGRVSLCAQSETPPYQYVSIEGPIVAIEPADRERHARPMARRYLGAELGDRYVEATSGEREVAGGSVVVRVRPERWLTVDYRKQFSG
- a CDS encoding ABC-type transport auxiliary lipoprotein family protein — protein: MRALALAVAAALLLSGCARPFERPPLEKTRFVLRLPDPAPGAKTAGPLAVDRVRVAPLYDHTGFVYRTGEDTFASDPRFEWFGPPGAVLREAIVDWLDGASAFAPVERGSAAGATWLLETEVDRLYADRRDPAAPAAVLAGRFRLLDLRGREPRRALAQRFEEREPAGGGTPQELVDAFGRALVRVLGGLEPELRAAAAAPVRAAR
- a CDS encoding LemA family protein, which codes for MAARTRLALSIAATTILGLLAPGCGYNRIQGADEQVKAAWAEVGNQYQRRADLVQNLVNTVKGSADFERGTLEAVVNARAKATSIQATPELVNDPAAFQRFEAAQGELSSALSRLLVTVERYPDLKASASFRDLQAQLEGTENRIAVARNRYIEAVAEYNKLVRFFPTNLTARFLLGAEVRPSFEARPGAETPPEVKF